The proteins below are encoded in one region of Roseovarius bejariae:
- a CDS encoding YqaA family protein, with amino-acid sequence MLRRLYDWTITMSDHPRALWVLAAVSFIESSVFPIPPDVLMIPMILARPSRAWLIALVALVSSVIGGLLGYAIGALAYEQIGQPILESLGKGDAMAEFSARFNDFGFWAVLTAGITPFPYKVITIMSGWTAMPLGTFIATSILARGLRFFIVAALLWKFGAPIRDFIERRLGLVTILFVVLLFGGFYLVRHL; translated from the coding sequence ATGCTCCGACGCCTTTACGACTGGACGATCACCATGTCCGACCACCCGCGCGCGCTCTGGGTGCTGGCGGCCGTTTCATTCATCGAAAGTTCGGTCTTTCCGATCCCGCCCGATGTCCTGATGATCCCGATGATCCTCGCGCGCCCCTCACGGGCCTGGCTGATCGCCTTGGTGGCGCTGGTGTCCTCTGTCATCGGCGGGCTTCTGGGCTATGCCATCGGTGCGCTGGCCTACGAACAGATCGGCCAGCCGATCCTCGAATCCCTCGGCAAGGGCGATGCCATGGCCGAGTTCTCGGCCCGGTTCAACGATTTCGGCTTCTGGGCCGTGCTGACCGCTGGCATCACCCCCTTCCCCTACAAGGTGATCACCATCATGTCGGGCTGGACGGCCATGCCGCTTGGCACCTTCATTGCCACTTCCATTCTGGCGCGGGGCCTGCGCTTTTTCATCGTCGCGGCGCTCTTGTGGAAATTCGGCGCGCCGATCCGCGATTTCATCGAACGCCGCCTCGGGCTGGTCACGATCCTGTTTGTTGTGCTGCTCTTCGGTGGCTTCTACCTTGTCAGGCATCTATGA
- a CDS encoding disulfide bond formation protein B — translation MTLTYRTLILLAAGGSLALMLGAWGFQYIGEMPPCKLCYWQRYPHYAAMGLGVLALLLGGALVALLGALAALTTAGIAAYHTGVERGWWEGPSSCTSSGTSGLSTDDLFDQIMAAPLIRCDEVPWEMFGLSMASWNMLASLALVVIWIMAARRA, via the coding sequence ATGACCTTAACCTACCGAACGCTGATCCTGCTGGCCGCTGGCGGCTCCCTCGCCCTGATGCTGGGCGCCTGGGGCTTCCAGTACATTGGCGAGATGCCACCCTGCAAACTCTGCTATTGGCAACGCTACCCGCATTACGCCGCCATGGGCCTCGGTGTGCTGGCCTTGCTCCTCGGCGGTGCGTTGGTGGCCCTGCTTGGCGCGCTGGCCGCTCTCACCACCGCAGGCATCGCCGCCTATCACACCGGGGTCGAGCGCGGCTGGTGGGAAGGTCCCTCTTCCTGCACCTCCTCCGGCACATCCGGTCTCAGCACCGATGACCTCTTCGATCAGATCATGGCCGCCCCCCTCATTCGCTGCGATGAGGTGCCATGGGAAATGTTCGGCCTCTCGATGGCCAGCTGGAACATGCTCGCCTCGCTGGCCCTCGTGGTGATCTGGATCATGGCCGCCCGTCGCGCCTGA
- a CDS encoding Lrp/AsnC family transcriptional regulator, with the protein MDDVDRQLISALRHDARASLSDLAITLGVSRTTVRGRIERLRQSGEIVGFSVVLKGDAVRDPVRGLMLIGIEGRGTDRIIRQLNGLSAVRAVHTTNGRWDVIVEIGAESLEDFDDVLARIRRFDGVATSETNLLLSTRKAANG; encoded by the coding sequence ATGGATGATGTTGACAGACAGTTAATTTCGGCGCTGCGGCATGACGCGCGGGCCTCGCTTTCGGATTTGGCGATCACGCTTGGCGTGTCACGTACCACGGTCCGGGGGCGGATCGAGCGATTGCGGCAATCCGGCGAGATCGTGGGGTTCAGCGTTGTGCTGAAGGGCGATGCGGTGCGGGACCCGGTCAGGGGGCTGATGCTGATCGGGATCGAAGGGCGCGGGACGGATAGAATTATTCGTCAACTCAATGGGTTAAGCGCCGTTCGAGCAGTGCACACCACGAATGGCCGGTGGGACGTGATCGTGGAAATCGGGGCGGAATCGCTGGAGGATTTCGACGATGTGCTGGCGCGTATCCGGCGGTTCGACGGGGTAGCGACCAGCGAAACCAACCTGCTTTTGAGCACGCGCAAGGCGGCGAACGGGTAA
- the rocF gene encoding arginase, whose protein sequence is MTPQTCLLIGAPVDSGKARQGCLMGPDAYRVAGLDDALTSLGHTVKDLGNLAPAQVAPLKGLPPHLHAPEVTIGWTQALVNAAENAMARGLPIFLGGDHSLSLGSVAGVANHAAAHSRPQFVLWLDAHSDFHTPQSTTSGNLHGTPLAYVTGQKGFSDFPEMQNPIPEDHICILGLRSVDPAEREILQNSRIRSHDMRQIDESGIAKPLSAFLDRVADAGGMLHVSLDVDFLDPSFAPAVGTTVPGGATMREAHLVMEMICDSGLMTSLDLVELNPFLDERGRTAQVMVDLAASALGRRVFDRPTQAFG, encoded by the coding sequence ATGACCCCACAAACCTGCCTTCTCATCGGCGCCCCCGTGGACAGCGGCAAAGCCCGCCAAGGCTGCCTAATGGGCCCCGACGCCTACCGCGTCGCCGGCCTTGACGATGCCTTAACCTCTCTCGGCCACACGGTCAAAGACCTCGGAAACCTGGCCCCGGCACAGGTTGCTCCGCTCAAGGGGCTGCCACCCCATCTACACGCGCCCGAAGTCACCATCGGCTGGACACAAGCCCTTGTAAATGCGGCAGAAAATGCCATGGCGCGCGGCCTGCCAATCTTCTTGGGCGGCGATCACAGCCTCTCTCTGGGCTCCGTCGCAGGCGTCGCCAACCATGCCGCCGCGCACTCCCGCCCGCAATTCGTTCTTTGGCTCGACGCCCATAGCGACTTCCACACGCCGCAAAGCACGACCTCGGGCAACCTGCATGGCACCCCCTTGGCCTATGTCACTGGACAAAAAGGGTTTTCCGACTTTCCCGAGATGCAGAACCCAATCCCCGAGGATCACATCTGCATTCTCGGCCTGCGCTCCGTAGACCCCGCCGAACGCGAAATCCTGCAAAATTCCCGAATCCGCAGCCACGACATGCGCCAGATAGACGAATCCGGCATCGCCAAACCGCTGTCCGCCTTCCTAGACCGCGTCGCCGACGCGGGTGGCATGCTGCATGTCTCACTCGACGTGGATTTCCTCGACCCTTCCTTCGCCCCCGCAGTCGGCACCACCGTTCCTGGCGGTGCCACCATGCGCGAGGCGCATCTGGTGATGGAGATGATCTGCGACAGCGGCTTGATGACGTCTCTCGACCTCGTGGAGCTCAATCCCTTCCTCGATGAACGCGGCCGCACCGCGCAGGTCATGGTCGATCTGGCCGCCTCCGCCCTTGGCCGCCGTGTCTTTGACCGTCCCACACAAGCCTTTGGATAA